The following is a genomic window from Terriglobales bacterium.
GGTAATACGAACCTCTCCGTCACCCCACGGCGTCCGGCCTGTCCCTCGCGGGCGTCCGGTTGATCGTCCTCAATCACGCCTTGGGGCTTCCCGTGTTGCGCGCGCTTTCCTTGTGTACATGCTGCCGCCACTACCCCGGTGCAGCGGCTGGACGTATTCTTCGCTCATCCGTTCCAGCCGTATCAGCCTTCCCCGATAGGGTTGTCGGGTCGGCCTGCACATCGACCTTTTCGAGGTTTGCTCGGCGTTCACTCGCGTTGCGGCCTGCACACTCGCGCTGTCACCAATTCGTGACACGCTTTCCGAAGGCTTCAGCCATTTCGTTGCCTCCATAGCTGCTCCGGTTGCTTCCGGCTGGAGCGGTTGCCGGGTGGGCCTTGCACCCACTGAAAAGCGCCGCCTTATCACGGCGCACACCCGAAGCGGTCGTTCTAAGTGCCGCAACATGTTACGTGAAAGAATGGTTTGGACTCATCCCACGGACGCCATCATTGCGCTCTTGCGCGCCCACGGCCAGCACGACCTGAACGGCCTGGCGGTCCTCGCGGCAATTTTCGTGGTAACGGGGCTGGTGCCGATACCGCGCACTGCGCTGTGTATCGCCAGCGGCGCCATTTTCGGTCTTGTCGCGATTCCAGTGATCCTGCCCAGCACCACTTTAGGTGGCGCGATCGGATATCTGCTGGCGCGCTACCTGTTCGCTGCACGGCTACACCGGATCCTGGACGCGCGCCCAAAATCGCGGGCCATCATGGCTGCGATCGATAGCGAAGGCTGGCGGCTCGTCGGCCTGATGCGCTTTGCCGGCGCAATGCCGACCTTCTCGCAGAATTATCTGTTCGGCCT
Proteins encoded in this region:
- a CDS encoding VTT domain-containing protein, which encodes MVWTHPTDAIIALLRAHGQHDLNGLAVLAAIFVVTGLVPIPRTALCIASGAIFGLVAIPVILPSTTLGGAIGYLLARYLFAARLHRILDARPKSRAIMAAIDSEGWRLVGLMRFAGAMPTFSQNYLFGLTRISFQVFVLASFFFSIPQICLYVYLGSLGRAAMLSETGSPLSLALALPAALCLLAVIIVVSRKARATLRQMEGAMDVSRNLDAADGT